A single window of Longimicrobium sp. DNA harbors:
- a CDS encoding Ran-binding zinc finger domain-containing protein gives MSQQNPIAGSPVLQLIQQREQLNQWIARLDEVAPQASSRATERVRADYADRLRRVNEDLATHRDEIEADLQAQRGALDAAEQQRAHAADIMDEVQLRHLIGELDEAAWNRQRPELEQAVARADQALVHARGEVERLQALAADIAGAATRASAPAPTTAATPALPIAAAPAPAPAAPAPPAAPPAAAEVEDDWEPSFPDAEPAPVSPESLAPADEPLAASTGDTVAAAEAAGADDWDPFGAEFGPPQETADVDEGLPWLEGIDEAAKTWTPPPAAAVEEDAGLDFLRDIEESARTPEPPTGDLGADDLAFLEELDRAIAAPPASIGGAATPAPPAATPPPAAAPGTAGRAEPLLCKECGAINEPHSWYCEICGSEL, from the coding sequence ATGAGCCAACAGAACCCCATCGCCGGTTCGCCGGTGCTGCAGCTGATCCAGCAGCGCGAGCAGCTGAACCAGTGGATTGCCCGCCTGGACGAGGTGGCGCCGCAGGCATCCAGCCGCGCCACCGAGCGCGTGCGCGCCGACTACGCCGACCGGCTGCGCCGCGTCAACGAAGACCTGGCCACGCACCGCGACGAGATCGAGGCCGACCTCCAGGCCCAGCGGGGCGCGCTGGACGCGGCCGAGCAGCAGCGCGCCCACGCGGCCGACATCATGGACGAGGTGCAGCTGCGGCACCTGATCGGCGAGCTCGACGAGGCCGCGTGGAACCGGCAGCGCCCGGAGCTGGAGCAGGCCGTGGCCCGCGCCGACCAGGCACTGGTGCACGCGCGGGGCGAGGTGGAGCGCCTGCAGGCCCTCGCCGCCGACATCGCAGGCGCCGCCACCCGCGCCTCCGCTCCGGCTCCAACCACGGCGGCCACCCCGGCCCTGCCCATTGCCGCCGCGCCCGCACCGGCGCCGGCCGCTCCCGCGCCGCCGGCGGCACCGCCCGCCGCCGCCGAGGTGGAGGACGACTGGGAGCCGTCGTTCCCCGACGCGGAGCCCGCGCCGGTTTCGCCGGAGTCGCTGGCCCCCGCGGACGAGCCGCTGGCCGCAAGTACCGGAGACACCGTCGCGGCGGCGGAGGCGGCGGGCGCGGACGACTGGGACCCCTTCGGCGCGGAGTTCGGCCCCCCGCAGGAGACGGCCGACGTGGACGAGGGGCTGCCCTGGCTGGAAGGGATCGACGAGGCCGCGAAGACGTGGACGCCTCCTCCCGCGGCCGCGGTGGAAGAGGATGCGGGGCTGGATTTCCTTCGCGACATCGAGGAGTCGGCCCGCACGCCCGAGCCCCCGACGGGCGACCTGGGCGCGGACGACCTGGCGTTCTTGGAAGAGCTGGACCGGGCCATCGCCGCCCCGCCGGCCTCCATCGGGGGAGCCGCGACCCCTGCACCTCCCGCTGCGACGCCCCCGCCCGCCGCCGCGCCGGGCACTGCAGGCCGCGCCGAGCCGCTGCTGTGCAAGGAGTGCGGGGCGATCAACGAGCCGCACTCATGGTACTGTGAGATCTGCGGGTCAGAGTTGTGA
- the rpsT gene encoding 30S ribosomal protein S20, with translation MPNVKSAEKRMRTNEVRAERNRQFRSRLRTALKKVRSATSADDATPAFREAASLLDRAARKRIIHPNKAARAKSRLSARIAAIAA, from the coding sequence TTGCCGAACGTCAAGTCCGCCGAGAAGCGGATGCGGACCAACGAGGTCCGCGCCGAGCGCAACCGTCAGTTCCGTTCGCGTCTGCGCACCGCGCTGAAGAAGGTGCGTTCCGCGACGAGCGCCGATGACGCGACTCCCGCGTTCCGCGAGGCCGCTTCGCTGCTGGACCGCGCTGCCCGCAAGCGCATCATCCATCCGAACAAGGCCGCGCGCGCCAAGAGCCGCCTGAGCGCCCGGATCGCCGCCATCGCGGCCTGA
- a CDS encoding site-2 protease family protein → MQFNLEAVLLALPILLLSLTAHEFAHAWVALRQGDDTAYKQGRVTMNPAAHVDIIGTLVFPALAIGSGMPLLGWAKPVPTDPRNYRNYKRGDILVSIAGVCANAILAVFFAILAFLLVRVVGPNLPDSGIETAQIALQMLWFGVVGNVGLIIFNLLPIPPLDGSHVMYHLLPPKAAASYRQLYPYGFIILWALVLTRALSVIWPVIQGISRVLLLPAGIPV, encoded by the coding sequence ATGCAATTCAACCTCGAAGCCGTTCTCCTTGCTCTTCCCATCCTGCTGCTGTCCCTGACCGCGCACGAATTCGCCCACGCCTGGGTGGCGCTGCGGCAGGGCGACGATACCGCGTACAAGCAGGGCCGGGTGACCATGAACCCGGCCGCGCACGTCGACATCATCGGCACGCTCGTCTTTCCCGCGCTGGCCATCGGCAGCGGAATGCCGCTGCTGGGGTGGGCCAAGCCGGTGCCCACCGATCCTCGGAACTACCGAAATTACAAGCGTGGCGACATCCTGGTGTCCATCGCCGGGGTGTGCGCCAACGCCATCCTGGCGGTCTTCTTCGCCATCCTCGCGTTCCTTCTGGTGCGTGTGGTGGGTCCGAATCTGCCCGACTCCGGCATAGAGACAGCCCAGATCGCACTTCAGATGTTGTGGTTCGGGGTGGTCGGCAACGTGGGCCTGATCATCTTCAACCTGCTGCCCATTCCGCCGCTGGACGGATCGCACGTGATGTATCATTTGCTGCCTCCCAAGGCCGCCGCGTCGTACCGCCAGCTCTATCCGTATGGCTTCATCATCCTGTGGGCGCTGGTGCTCACCCGTGCCCTGAGCGTGATCTGGCCGGTCATTCAGGGGATCTCCAGGGTGCTGCTGCTGCCGGCCGGTATCCCCGTCTGA
- a CDS encoding segregation and condensation protein A: protein MEVVAAQDPFSIDVERFHGPLDLLLHLIRNQDIDIFDIPIAKITEQFLAAIRAVEHLELERAGEFLEMAATLVRIKAQMLFPRRVDDEETEDPRADLVRRLLEFEHFREAAQLMERSERERARLFARGFVEARPAPRLADLPLDTEWDEVWDALVRLGERLNAPEIVHHVRGREVKMEDKIQEIMALLEQLRRVEFARIVEPWGTRIHAVASLLACLELAKRSVVRVRQASPFTPLWIFHARDDAA from the coding sequence ATGGAGGTGGTCGCGGCGCAGGACCCGTTCTCCATCGACGTGGAGCGGTTCCACGGGCCGCTGGACCTGCTGCTGCACCTGATCCGCAACCAGGACATCGACATCTTCGACATCCCCATCGCGAAGATCACCGAGCAGTTCCTGGCGGCCATCCGCGCGGTGGAGCACCTGGAGCTGGAACGGGCGGGGGAGTTCCTGGAGATGGCGGCCACGCTGGTGCGCATCAAGGCCCAGATGCTGTTTCCCCGCCGCGTGGACGACGAAGAGACCGAGGACCCGCGCGCCGACCTGGTGCGCCGCCTGCTGGAGTTCGAGCACTTTCGCGAGGCCGCCCAGCTGATGGAGCGCTCCGAGCGCGAGCGCGCCCGCCTGTTCGCCCGCGGCTTCGTGGAGGCGCGCCCCGCGCCGCGCCTGGCGGACCTGCCGCTGGATACGGAGTGGGACGAGGTGTGGGACGCGCTCGTTCGCCTGGGAGAGCGGCTGAACGCGCCCGAGATCGTGCACCACGTGCGCGGGCGCGAAGTGAAGATGGAAGACAAGATCCAGGAGATCATGGCGCTCCTGGAGCAGCTGCGGCGCGTGGAGTTCGCGCGGATCGTGGAGCCGTGGGGCACGCGCATCCACGCGGTGGCCTCGCTGCTGGCCTGCCTGGAGCTGGCCAAGCGCAGCGTGGTGCGCGTGCGGCAGGCCAGCCCCTTCACCCCGCTCTGGATCTTTCACGCCAGGGACGACGCGGCGTGA
- the scpB gene encoding SMC-Scp complex subunit ScpB has translation MIRPSRVIEALLFASESPLSPADLARADEALDEERVEAAIAELRAEYDREGRAFTVFEVGGGYQLLTRPEFAPVLERFDSVPGAQRLSGPALETLAIISYRQPVGRAEIEEIRGVGAGGVLKTLQERGLIEVVGRGEGLGRPLLYGTTPFFLQHFGFRSLADLPRSEELPVVLARRDEPRDTNGEAAGIS, from the coding sequence GTGATCCGCCCCAGCCGCGTGATCGAGGCGCTGCTGTTCGCCAGCGAGTCGCCGCTTTCTCCCGCGGACCTGGCCCGCGCCGACGAGGCGCTGGACGAGGAGCGCGTGGAAGCCGCCATCGCCGAGCTGCGGGCCGAGTACGACCGCGAGGGGCGCGCGTTCACCGTCTTCGAGGTGGGCGGCGGCTACCAGCTGCTCACGCGGCCGGAGTTCGCGCCGGTGCTGGAGCGCTTCGACTCCGTTCCAGGCGCGCAGCGGCTGTCGGGGCCGGCGCTGGAAACGCTGGCCATCATCTCCTACCGCCAGCCCGTGGGGCGCGCCGAGATCGAGGAGATCCGCGGGGTGGGCGCGGGCGGCGTTCTGAAGACCCTGCAGGAGCGGGGATTGATCGAGGTGGTGGGCCGCGGCGAGGGGCTGGGCCGCCCGCTGCTGTATGGCACCACGCCCTTTTTCTTGCAGCATTTCGGCTTCCGGAGCCTGGCAGACCTGCCACGCTCCGAGGAGCTTCCCGTCGTGCTGGCGCGGCGGGACGAACCGAGGGACACGAATGGCGAAGCAGCCGGGATTTCTTAA
- a CDS encoding pseudouridine synthase, whose product MAKQPGFLKRGESLRLQAFLSRSGLASRRAAEEMIEHGRVKVNGAEVTAQGTRVVAGVDRVELDGVEVKVAPTTWLALHKPTGYVTTRQDPFGRRTVYELIPDKFHGLFHVGRLDRDSEGLLLLTNDGDVANRFLHPSFGITKEYDVIASGKPTDAALRQLVEGVELEDGVAQAESARLIGPAGNGQSRLKLVLREGKKREVRRMLEAVGHPVLRLVRRRFGPIDLGELPEGKWRVVQPEELVQVRDAQASPKGARRTPAAEAEAPKAKRVRSEAEDRPARGKAERPGRKDAPRTARGKPEREEKPARGRGPERGSPRGRSFERDEAAPAPRERTPITIDWDAEEWGDAKPRGGDARPKRGASTPTRGADERPAARGPRTGPGRADHSAEDRPAARGPRTGAGRGATDRPYLPGDRDRPAPGRGGSDREDRPRRDFQDRDDRPARGGSDRPARGGTDRPARGPADRPTRGPSDRPAGGGADRPRRDFQDRDDRPARGGSDRPARGGADRPTRGPADRPKKGPVDWGTRAPRQDRDQPASRGPRPGPGRRPVDDDDDFVTERRPRSAPAGRGGAGPQLDGAVHAGDRPAGARPGGRPGGAKPSGGKPGGRKPGGAKPGRPGAKPQGPGRRPGQGGGKKGR is encoded by the coding sequence ATGGCGAAGCAGCCGGGATTTCTTAAGCGCGGCGAGTCGCTGCGCCTGCAGGCATTTCTCTCCCGCTCCGGCCTGGCTTCGCGCCGCGCCGCCGAGGAGATGATCGAGCATGGCCGCGTAAAGGTGAACGGCGCCGAGGTCACCGCGCAGGGCACGCGCGTGGTGGCGGGTGTGGACCGCGTGGAGCTGGATGGCGTGGAGGTGAAGGTGGCGCCCACCACCTGGCTGGCGCTGCACAAGCCTACGGGCTACGTCACCACCCGCCAGGACCCGTTCGGCCGCCGGACCGTCTACGAGCTGATCCCGGACAAGTTCCACGGCCTGTTCCACGTGGGCCGGCTGGACCGCGACAGCGAGGGGCTGCTGCTGCTGACCAACGACGGCGACGTGGCCAACCGCTTTCTCCATCCCAGCTTCGGCATCACCAAGGAGTACGACGTCATCGCCAGCGGCAAGCCGACCGACGCGGCGCTGCGCCAGTTGGTGGAGGGGGTGGAACTGGAGGACGGCGTGGCCCAGGCGGAGTCGGCCCGGCTGATCGGGCCGGCGGGGAACGGGCAGTCGCGGCTGAAGCTGGTGCTGCGCGAGGGCAAGAAGCGCGAGGTGCGGCGGATGCTGGAGGCGGTGGGCCACCCCGTCCTGCGCCTCGTCCGCCGCCGCTTCGGGCCCATCGACCTGGGCGAGCTCCCCGAAGGCAAGTGGCGCGTGGTGCAGCCCGAGGAGCTGGTGCAGGTGCGCGACGCGCAGGCCAGCCCCAAGGGCGCCCGGCGTACCCCGGCGGCAGAGGCGGAGGCTCCCAAGGCCAAGCGCGTGCGCTCTGAGGCGGAGGATCGCCCGGCGCGCGGCAAGGCCGAGCGCCCGGGCCGCAAGGACGCGCCGCGGACCGCGCGTGGAAAGCCGGAACGCGAGGAAAAGCCGGCGCGCGGGCGTGGGCCGGAGCGGGGCTCGCCGCGAGGCCGCTCGTTCGAACGGGACGAGGCTGCTCCGGCGCCGCGCGAGCGGACGCCGATCACCATAGACTGGGACGCGGAGGAATGGGGCGACGCCAAGCCGCGCGGCGGCGATGCCCGGCCCAAGCGTGGTGCGTCCACCCCGACCCGCGGGGCGGATGAACGTCCGGCGGCACGCGGGCCCCGGACGGGTCCGGGACGCGCGGATCACTCCGCCGAGGACCGTCCCGCCGCACGTGGGCCCAGGACGGGCGCGGGACGTGGAGCGACGGATCGCCCCTATCTCCCGGGCGATCGCGACCGCCCCGCGCCCGGCCGTGGAGGCTCGGACCGGGAGGATCGCCCTCGTCGCGACTTCCAGGACCGCGACGACCGCCCGGCACGCGGGGGCTCGGATCGACCCGCCCGCGGTGGGACTGATCGCCCCGCGCGTGGTCCCGCCGATCGCCCGACGCGTGGTCCCTCCGATCGGCCGGCGGGCGGTGGAGCGGATCGTCCTCGCCGTGACTTCCAGGATCGGGACGACCGCCCGGCACGCGGCGGCTCCGATCGGCCCGCGCGCGGTGGGGCCGATCGCCCGACCCGTGGTCCTGCCGACCGGCCGAAGAAGGGACCGGTGGACTGGGGCACGCGGGCGCCGCGGCAGGATCGCGATCAGCCTGCGTCGCGTGGCCCTCGGCCGGGCCCGGGGCGCCGCCCCGTGGACGACGACGACGATTTCGTGACGGAGCGCCGTCCGCGTTCGGCGCCGGCGGGGCGGGGGGGAGCCGGTCCGCAGCTTGACGGCGCGGTGCACGCCGGCGATCGTCCGGCGGGTGCGCGCCCGGGCGGCAGGCCCGGCGGCGCGAAGCCGAGTGGGGGCAAGCCCGGCGGTCGCAAGCCGGGCGGAGCCAAGCCGGGTCGGCCCGGAGCCAAGCCGCAGGGCCCCGGCAGGCGTCCCGGCCAGGGTGGAGGCAAGAAGGGCCGCTGA
- a CDS encoding HEAT repeat domain-containing protein translates to MPPPNTPSRQLVDLAKAFALGEFYPLTHPTLTQALLSLATTLLSTGEYLEIRLSPAGVSVNGGHGPRSGHVDRFVHRLAEHGVSSIALRHDVGAESLGRFLSAAALPPRIAKAAGGLAGAMAAAGAARVALDGHWIQPPPVVVSASAGGGSKVEGLEPGIALWSAHDMYEQVRDSAVRVEHENTDELRRMMRETATESERLAVLNRLEFVAQYCVSKEMMDRGVALIQDLRHDAEELRGRNPAARGMVMLAMHRVANRALIEELVTRLGKARSEDERASLRSTLLHIGADTVSPLVRSLVAATDVSARRAYRDALVALDQVGVPLLEDMVGDERWFVVRNMVGILGEIRSADAVDHFRRTIEHSDARVRRETILALSKIGGEEAVPLLAKGLNDKEPSLRAAAALGMGLTKLGLAVTPLLARLAQETDQDTQVEVIRALGRVGDARAVPVLAERASAGGFFHRTPAAIRVEAVRALADVGGEPARAVLQRLLKDRNDQVREAVFTALAKE, encoded by the coding sequence ATGCCGCCGCCAAACACACCCTCGCGACAGCTCGTGGACCTCGCCAAGGCCTTTGCCCTGGGCGAGTTCTACCCGCTCACGCATCCCACGCTCACCCAGGCCCTGCTGAGCCTGGCGACCACGCTGCTCTCCACGGGCGAATACCTGGAAATCCGCCTCTCGCCCGCCGGGGTGTCGGTGAACGGGGGGCACGGCCCACGGTCGGGCCACGTGGACCGCTTCGTCCACCGCCTGGCGGAGCACGGCGTTTCGTCCATCGCCCTGCGCCACGACGTGGGGGCCGAGTCGCTGGGCCGCTTCCTGTCCGCAGCCGCGCTTCCGCCGCGGATCGCCAAGGCGGCCGGCGGGCTGGCCGGTGCGATGGCGGCCGCCGGGGCGGCGCGCGTTGCCCTGGACGGGCACTGGATCCAGCCGCCGCCCGTTGTGGTCAGCGCGTCCGCGGGAGGCGGAAGCAAGGTCGAGGGGCTGGAGCCGGGGATCGCGCTGTGGAGCGCGCACGACATGTACGAGCAGGTGCGCGACTCCGCGGTGCGCGTGGAGCACGAGAACACCGACGAGCTGCGCCGGATGATGCGCGAAACGGCGACGGAGTCCGAGCGGCTGGCGGTGCTCAACCGCCTGGAGTTCGTTGCGCAGTACTGCGTCTCGAAGGAGATGATGGATCGCGGCGTGGCGCTGATCCAGGACCTGCGCCACGATGCCGAGGAGCTGCGCGGCCGCAACCCCGCCGCCCGCGGGATGGTGATGCTGGCGATGCACCGGGTGGCCAACCGCGCGCTGATCGAGGAACTGGTGACGCGGCTGGGCAAAGCCCGCAGCGAGGACGAGCGCGCGAGCCTGCGCTCCACGCTGCTTCACATCGGCGCCGACACGGTGTCGCCGCTGGTGCGCTCGCTGGTCGCCGCGACGGACGTGTCGGCGCGGCGGGCCTATCGCGACGCGCTGGTGGCGCTGGACCAGGTGGGCGTGCCGCTGCTGGAAGACATGGTGGGCGACGAGCGCTGGTTCGTGGTCCGCAACATGGTGGGCATCCTGGGAGAGATTCGCAGCGCCGACGCCGTGGACCACTTCCGCCGCACCATCGAGCACTCCGACGCGCGGGTGCGCCGGGAGACGATCCTGGCGCTGTCCAAGATCGGCGGTGAAGAGGCGGTGCCGCTGCTGGCCAAGGGGCTGAACGACAAGGAGCCCAGCCTCCGCGCGGCGGCAGCGCTAGGGATGGGACTGACCAAGCTGGGGTTGGCTGTCACGCCACTGCTGGCGCGGCTGGCACAGGAAACGGACCAGGACACGCAGGTGGAGGTGATCCGTGCACTGGGGCGCGTGGGCGATGCGCGTGCGGTTCCGGTGCTGGCGGAGCGCGCCTCGGCGGGCGGATTCTTTCACCGCACACCGGCCGCGATTCGCGTGGAGGCGGTGCGCGCCCTGGCCGACGTGGGGGGCGAGCCGGCCCGCGCGGTGCTGCAGCGGCTGCTGAAGGACCGCAACGACCAGGTGCGCGAGGCGGTGTTCACGGCGCTCGCGAAGGAGTGA
- a CDS encoding MoxR family ATPase, producing the protein MKQPSPYAPPGAPPRAAFLDRIIHEMHRRVVGQDYMVERLLIGLLTGGHVLFEGLPGLAKTLAVRTLADTFDATFARIQFTPDLLPADVVGTTIYNQRTGEFVPHRGPIFAHIVLADEVNRAPAKVQAALLEAMQEKQVTIGGETYPLPTPFLVLATQNPIEQVGTYPLPEAQVDRFMLKVRVGYPTREEEKEILRRMSTGAEIPVEPVATPADVLAAREAIGGLYLDERIADYILDLVAATREPKRFGAGELAPLIEYGASPRATLALAACSRAHAYLRGRGFVTPEDVKAIAPDVLRHRIVTTYEAEAEEVTSEDIVRRVLRAVRVP; encoded by the coding sequence ATGAAACAGCCGTCGCCGTACGCCCCGCCGGGCGCCCCTCCCCGGGCCGCGTTCCTGGACCGCATCATCCACGAGATGCACCGCCGCGTGGTGGGGCAGGACTACATGGTCGAGCGGCTGCTGATCGGCCTGCTCACCGGCGGCCACGTGCTCTTCGAGGGGCTGCCCGGCCTGGCCAAGACGCTCGCCGTGCGCACCCTGGCCGACACCTTCGACGCCACGTTCGCGCGCATCCAGTTCACGCCGGACCTGCTGCCCGCCGACGTGGTGGGCACCACCATCTACAACCAGCGCACGGGCGAGTTCGTCCCGCACCGCGGCCCCATCTTCGCCCACATCGTCCTGGCCGATGAGGTGAACCGCGCTCCCGCCAAGGTGCAGGCCGCGCTGCTCGAGGCCATGCAGGAAAAGCAGGTGACTATCGGTGGCGAAACGTACCCGCTGCCCACGCCGTTCCTGGTCCTCGCCACGCAGAACCCCATCGAGCAGGTGGGCACCTACCCGCTTCCCGAGGCGCAGGTAGACCGCTTCATGCTCAAGGTGCGCGTGGGCTATCCCACCCGCGAAGAGGAAAAGGAGATCCTGCGGCGGATGTCCACCGGCGCCGAGATCCCCGTCGAGCCCGTCGCCACCCCGGCGGACGTGCTGGCGGCGCGCGAGGCGATCGGCGGGCTGTACCTGGACGAGCGCATCGCCGACTACATCCTGGACCTGGTGGCCGCCACCCGCGAGCCCAAGCGCTTCGGCGCGGGCGAGCTGGCGCCGCTCATCGAGTACGGCGCGTCGCCCCGGGCCACGCTCGCGCTGGCCGCCTGCTCGCGCGCCCACGCTTACCTGCGCGGCCGCGGCTTCGTGACGCCGGAGGACGTAAAGGCCATCGCGCCCGACGTGCTGCGCCACCGCATCGTCACCACGTACGAGGCGGAGGCCGAAGAAGTCACCTCCGAGGACATCGTCCGGCGCGTGCTGCGGGCCGTGCGCGTCCCCTGA
- a CDS encoding DUF58 domain-containing protein produces the protein MSLLSRFRRSPSPSPSPDDARPPALADVMRQVRRIDLRTRGLVASQFSGEYHSVFKGQGIEFVEVREYVPGDDVRTIDWNVSARTGTTYVKKYVEERELTVLLAVDLSGSQRFGTRGRFKSEMVAEVAATLAMSAIRNNDRVGLMVFTDRVEAFVPPRKGRRHVLRIIRDLLVFRPAGQGTDLAAALRHAVRVMRSRSIVFLISDFQLSEARARFETAISLAAARHDVVPVVLGDPADGTIPDVGVLRMRDPETGELVSVDTGRDTVRERFTEDVRNERAALTKIFRRLGVEPIELRTDLPVSTAVLSFFRRRERRLRR, from the coding sequence ATGTCGCTGCTGTCCCGCTTTCGCCGGTCCCCCTCGCCCTCGCCGTCCCCCGACGACGCGCGGCCGCCCGCACTGGCGGACGTGATGCGCCAGGTTCGGCGCATCGACCTGCGGACGCGCGGGCTCGTGGCGTCGCAGTTCAGCGGCGAGTATCACTCGGTGTTCAAGGGGCAGGGGATCGAGTTCGTGGAAGTGCGCGAATACGTGCCGGGCGACGACGTACGGACCATCGACTGGAACGTCAGCGCCCGCACGGGAACCACGTACGTCAAGAAGTACGTGGAAGAGCGCGAGCTGACGGTGCTGCTGGCGGTGGACCTGTCCGGCTCGCAGCGGTTCGGCACGCGCGGCCGGTTCAAGAGCGAGATGGTGGCCGAGGTGGCCGCCACGCTCGCGATGTCGGCCATCCGCAACAACGACCGCGTGGGATTGATGGTGTTCACCGACCGGGTGGAGGCATTCGTTCCGCCACGGAAGGGACGCCGTCACGTGCTCCGCATCATCCGCGACCTGCTGGTGTTCCGCCCCGCGGGGCAGGGGACGGACCTGGCCGCCGCGCTGCGCCACGCGGTGCGGGTGATGCGCTCGCGCTCCATCGTCTTCCTGATCAGCGACTTTCAGCTGTCCGAGGCACGCGCCCGCTTCGAGACGGCCATCTCCCTCGCCGCCGCGCGCCACGACGTGGTGCCCGTGGTCCTGGGCGACCCGGCGGATGGCACCATTCCCGACGTCGGCGTGCTGAGGATGAGGGACCCGGAGACCGGCGAACTCGTCTCGGTGGATACGGGACGCGACACCGTGCGGGAGCGATTCACCGAGGATGTGCGCAACGAACGGGCGGCGTTGACGAAGATCTTCCGCCGCCTGGGCGTGGAGCCGATCGAACTGCGCACCGATCTGCCGGTGTCCACCGCCGTCCTCTCGTTCTTCCGCCGCCGCGAGCGCCGCCTCCGGCGATGA
- a CDS encoding DUF4381 family protein has translation MSFLRAAAWVPLALACATPIHAQPSGVQVGVDPDTVTVGDRFRAAVFVPLAGGQASVDLPPAPDGRWQVVGEAQRTDSAGIARIVIPMVAWVPGPGGSANGEVRLTARSGTVSTVPIAIPLPFVRAVLPADSTRPRGPRDVVDVPGTPLPWAWILAALFALALLAGWMWIRRKRGGTRVAADARQHALAELDRVRASGLAEAGELEGFYAQTSAVLREFMASTDPRLGVDLTSRELMDRLSRNGSRPADLERLADVLADADLAKFARRAPSTDRALDDWGAARRWVESFGRHATEGEE, from the coding sequence ATGAGCTTTCTGCGCGCCGCCGCCTGGGTGCCGCTGGCGCTCGCCTGCGCGACCCCCATCCACGCCCAGCCATCCGGCGTACAGGTCGGCGTCGATCCGGACACGGTGACCGTTGGCGACCGCTTCCGCGCCGCCGTGTTCGTCCCTCTCGCGGGCGGACAGGCGAGCGTCGACCTGCCGCCGGCGCCGGACGGCCGCTGGCAAGTCGTCGGCGAGGCGCAGCGGACGGACTCGGCCGGGATCGCGCGCATCGTCATCCCCATGGTCGCGTGGGTCCCGGGCCCCGGAGGAAGCGCGAACGGAGAGGTACGGCTCACCGCGCGCAGCGGGACCGTGAGCACCGTGCCGATCGCCATCCCGCTGCCTTTTGTCCGCGCGGTGCTTCCGGCGGATTCCACCCGCCCGCGCGGGCCGCGGGACGTGGTGGACGTGCCGGGGACGCCGCTGCCGTGGGCATGGATCCTGGCCGCGCTGTTCGCCCTGGCGCTGCTGGCGGGGTGGATGTGGATCCGTCGCAAGCGTGGCGGGACGCGTGTGGCGGCGGATGCGCGACAGCACGCCTTGGCGGAGCTGGACCGGGTGCGCGCGTCGGGACTGGCCGAGGCCGGTGAGCTGGAGGGCTTCTATGCGCAGACGAGCGCCGTGCTGCGCGAGTTCATGGCCTCCACCGATCCCAGGCTCGGGGTAGACCTCACCAGCCGCGAGCTGATGGACCGCCTGTCGCGCAACGGCTCGCGGCCGGCCGATCTGGAGCGGCTTGCGGACGTGCTCGCCGACGCCGACCTCGCCAAGTTCGCCCGCCGCGCCCCGTCCACCGACCGTGCGCTGGACGACTGGGGCGCGGCGCGGCGGTGGGTGGAGTCGTTCGGCCGCCACGCGACGGAGGGCGAGGAATGA
- a CDS encoding VWA domain-containing protein, with protein sequence MTVQLANPWALLLLLLVPAWLWWIRRRQPAALTFARAGTLGDAAEGRGSFLGILPDAMRAGAFAWLVIALAGPRTGAAVVQDETEGIAIVVAVDASESMLAEDMRPRNRLGAAKQIISRFIQSREHDRIALVAFGSEAMTRVPLTRDHAALLQSLTAIRGAELGVGTAIGDALAASANRLRRAPEKSKVVVLMSDGVNNSGAVAPIDAARAARALGIRVYTIGVGTDTAGRRQAAEGGERVRYVLRQARIDEGTMGDIARTTGGRYFRARDTEALGRIYREIDRMERTPVETRLYVRHRDWYLPFLLAGAVLLILEWLFRATRWGRVP encoded by the coding sequence ATGACGGTGCAGCTCGCGAATCCGTGGGCGCTGCTGCTCCTGCTGCTGGTTCCAGCGTGGCTCTGGTGGATTCGCCGGCGGCAGCCCGCCGCGCTCACCTTCGCCCGCGCCGGAACGCTGGGCGACGCCGCGGAAGGGCGAGGCTCGTTCCTGGGTATCCTGCCGGACGCCATGCGCGCGGGCGCCTTTGCCTGGCTGGTGATCGCGCTCGCCGGGCCGCGGACAGGCGCCGCGGTGGTGCAGGACGAGACGGAGGGAATCGCCATCGTGGTGGCGGTGGACGCGTCGGAGTCGATGCTGGCGGAAGACATGCGCCCCCGGAACCGGCTGGGCGCCGCCAAGCAGATCATCTCGCGCTTCATCCAGAGCCGCGAGCACGACCGCATCGCCCTGGTGGCGTTCGGCAGCGAGGCCATGACGCGCGTGCCGCTGACCCGCGACCACGCCGCGCTGCTGCAGTCGCTGACGGCCATCCGCGGCGCCGAGCTGGGGGTGGGCACGGCCATCGGCGATGCGCTGGCGGCCTCGGCCAACCGGCTGCGGCGCGCGCCCGAGAAGTCGAAGGTGGTGGTGCTGATGAGCGACGGCGTGAACAACAGCGGCGCCGTGGCCCCGATCGACGCCGCCCGCGCCGCGAGGGCGCTGGGCATCCGTGTGTACACCATCGGCGTGGGCACCGACACGGCGGGGCGGCGGCAGGCTGCGGAGGGAGGCGAGCGGGTGCGCTACGTCCTGCGCCAGGCCCGCATCGACGAGGGCACCATGGGCGACATCGCGCGGACGACGGGCGGCCGCTACTTCCGGGCGAGAGACACGGAGGCGCTGGGCCGCATCTACCGCGAGATCGACCGCATGGAGCGCACCCCGGTGGAGACGCGGCTCTACGTGCGGCACCGCGACTGGTACCTCCCCTTTCTGCTGGCCGGGGCGGTGCTGCTGATCCTGGAATGGCTCTTTCGCGCCACCCGCTGGGGGAGGGTGCCGTGA